The genome window ATCCACAAAAACATATCGAGATACTCAACAAGCTGAAGACCAACCCAGATTTTTACCATTATTATGTATCCCGTTACATTGATTTAAAGAACACAATATTCATCAAAGAAGACTTGCTTACTTATCTCGACAGCATGTCAATGTTAATTGCTCCTGAAATGCCGCAACACGTTACCCGATGGGGGGGCACTGTGACAAAGTGGAATAGTAATGTGCTCAAAATGAGAAATTTTATTTCAGCCCGTTGTGATTATCTTGACCAGGGGTTAAAAGATTGCTATGGACTAACAGGGCCTTATCAACTAACTTTAAATGTTGAGCCAGAAGGTGTTGGTGTCGTGCACCTCAATTCTTTGGATTTAGATCACTTCCCATGGTCCGGCGAATATTTCGGAGGTATTGATGTGAAACTTGAAGCAGAAGCGACCAACTTCAATTATGAATTCGACTACTGGGAATTGGTTAATCATACACCTAATCCAGGAATAAACTCACCCCGGATAAGTGTCAGTTTAACGGAATGGGATATTTTAATTGCACATTTCAAACCAAAATTATACACTGACTCACTGGTTATCAACGAAATAAACTATAGATCAGCAGCCTGGTTTGATCCAGAGGATTGGGTTGAATTTTATAATCCACATGAATATGACCTGGATATCACCGGTTGGGTTTTCAAGGATAGTAATGACAATAATGCTTTTACATTCCCTCAAAACACGATTGTTGAGTCAAATAGTTACCTTGTGCTTTGTCGCGATACTGCTGCTTTTAAAATTCACTTCCCTCAAGTCAGCAATTTTATAGGGGACATGGATTTTGGATTCGACAGCAATGGTGAACTTTTAAGACTATACAACCCTGAAGGAATCCTGATTGATACTGTCCATTATGGTATAAATTCCCCCTGGCCACAGCAACCTAATGGTGGCGGACCAACACTTGAACTGATCCATCCCTGGCTCGACAATGCGCTTGGCGAAAACTGGCTGGCATCGTCACTTTACGGAACACCGGGTGCTATGAACAGCTATTGGGTTAGTACTCCTGATTTAGTGGAACCAAAACAAAACCTTTCCATCACAATTTTCCCAAATCCGGCAACTTCAGTTGTCACTGTTTATGCTAACGATGATTATTTAATCACCGACGGTATGTTACAAATTTTCAATTCGTTTGGAAAGCAGGTAATGATTCTTGAAGGAATAAAAACAGACAGAATTGAAGTTCAGGTGGAACAATTTCCAAAAGGATTATACATTTTCAAATTATCAGACAATAAAAACGGATTAACAGCAAACAGAAAGGTTGTGATCAAATAAGCCGACTGTATAAAAAAAACTTAAGCAATTCCATCAATGGTCTTGCTTCAAATTTTTTGTTTTTAATTGTTCTATAATTTATATTATGTTAAATACAACAGTAAAAAAAGAGGGGAATAAACAAATTTACTCCCCTTTCATCATTAGTCGTTTTGATGAAGTTTTTCATCGACTTCCTTAAGTTTATCCAGCATACCTAAACGGGCGTAGATATCTCTTAAAGTTCTCAGTACATAAACATCATTAGGATTTAACTGATCAGCTTTTTCAAGATAGGGCAAAGATTTTGTAAGATACTCATCTGCCTGTACTTTCAGCTCATCGTATTTTTTCTGCTCGTTCAGCGGCAGTTTATTGGCTTGTTCAGTGATTTCGATGGCTTTATTCACATAAAGCGCTCCGAGGTTATAAATTGGATCAAAAAATTCACTATTTAATTCAATCGCTTTCAGGTAATTCTTTTCTGCTTCTTCGAAATTTCCCATCTGGTCGTAATTCGTTCCAACGGCAAAAAATAATGTTGGATTCTTGTCATCCTTGGTAATGGCAATCTGTAAAAGTTCCATTGCTTTATCTTTTTCATTTGCAGCAAGGTAAATATTAATCTCTTCGATAATCAGGCTGAATTCATCCGGGAATCTTGATCTACCTTGCTTGATAGTTTCCAATGCTTTAACTGTATCTGCTTCTGCTTTGTAAACTTCGGAAGTAAATCTGAAAATAGCAGGCTCAGCGTAATTCATTTCGATCAACTTTTGAAAATTTTGTTTGGCCAGGTCGAGTTTACCGGCGAAAAAAGCGCTTTGGGCAGTATAAAAGTATGAGGTAGTATCAGTTATCCCGATGTTTTGATTAATCAGAGCAGCCTGGTCGAACGCAGATGCTGCATCAGCAAAGTTTGATTCGTTGTAAAAAGTGACTCCTTTGTTAAAGTATTGCTCAGCACAAACAATCAGCCTTTCGTTGATTTCTTGGGTAAATTCATTTTTTTCATCATATTGCAATGCTTTTTCGTATCCGTTAAATGCTTTTTCAAGAGCATCGGGATCAAGATTCTTATAATCAGGTTCGTCTGATAAGTGGATAGCAAGGTAAACGTTTCCATAATAAAACCAGGTTTTCCCGACAGTCATCGTTTTGGGATTCTCTATGGCTTTATCAATGGCTTCTTTTGCCTTATCCAATTTGCCATACCTTAGATGATTGTAAGCTGCTGTGACATTGTTGGTTTGAGCGTTGGCTCCATGCACCAACATTAGTCCTAAAATTATGAACACAAATCTTTTCATAGTTTTTTTTATTTTGTATTAGTTAATCAAATTCAAATCAAAAGTCGCACCAAATGAAACAATCGTCAAAACGGTGCAAAAGTAATATTTCAGTAAAAGCATCAAAAATTATTCTTGGGTGAAAGTTTCAGCTTGATCGTTGTCAAAATTTTCTTCAATGGTTCCGATATCGCTGATGTCTTCATCTGATTCAATTTCTACCTGGTTATTCTCGTCAAGTTCAACCTTAGCAACTGCTGCTATGCTGTCATCATCGCGTAAATTAATTAACCGGACGCCCTGTGTGGCTCTTCCCATCACACGCAATGCGGAGACTGCCATTCTGATGGTAAGCCCCGATTTATTGATTATCATCAGATCGTCTGAGTCTTTCACATTTTTTATTGAGATGAGATCACCGGTTTTTGGTGTTATGTTCAGCGTTTTTACGCCTTTACCACCTCTGTTTGTTACCCGGTAATCCTCGAGTTTCGATCGTTTTCCATATCCATTTTCTGATACTACAAGTACATCAAATTCCAGGTCATCAAGACAGATCATACCTACCACTTCATCTTTTTCAGAATCAAGCCAGATTCCACGGACTCCGGTACTATTTCTACCCATCGACCTGACTTTCTGTTCGTTAAACCTGATAGCCCTGCCAGATTTGACAGCCATGATGATTTCGTTATGGCCGTTGGTTAATCTGGCTTCAAGCAAAGTATCATCATCACGAATAATAATGGCATTGATCCCGTTTTGACGTGGTCGTGAATAAGCTTCCAGGGGTGTCTTTTTGATCACCCCTTTTGAGGTAGCCATGACAATGAAATGGTTATTAACATATTCCTCGTCTTTCAGGTCCTTGGTATTAATAAATGCTCTTACCTTATCATCGGGTTCTATGTTGATCAGGTTTTGGATTGCCCTACCTTTTGAAATCCTGCTACCTTCTGGTATTTCAAATACTCTCAGCCAATAACATTTACCTTTTTCGGTAAACAGTAGCAGGTAATTATGGTTGGAGGCAATAAAAAGGTATTCCAAAAAGTCTTCATCACGAGTGGTACTGCCTTTGGCTCCTCTCCCACCCCTGGCTTGAACACGGTATTCTGTCAAAGGTGTACGTTTAACATAACCAAGATGAGAGATAGTAACAACAACATCATCATCAGGGATAGTATCTTCAATTCTGAAGTCGCTTGCAGAAAACTCAATCGTTGATCTTCTCTCGTCGTTGTATTTTTCTTTGATTTCCAGCAATTCAGCTTTGATTATGTCCATCCGCATCTGTTCACTTGCAAGAATTGCTTTGTAATGTTCAATTTTTTGGAGGAGTTCCTGGTATTCTGCTTTAATCTTGTCGCGCTCCAATCCTACAAGCCGCTGAAGCCGCAAATCAAGAATTGCTCGTGCCTGCGGTTCGGAAAGTGAAAATTTAGTCATCAATCCTTCACGAGCTTCTTCTGGTGTTTGTGATGCCCTGATCAGGCTGATGACCTCATCCAGGTTGTCCAAAGCAATTAGCAAACCTTCCAGGATGTGGGCGCGCTTTTCAGCTTCTTTCAATTCGAATTGGGTTCGACGGATCACAACTTCATGACGGTGTTCAATAAAATGTCTTACAATGTCTTTTAGATTAAGCTGCATCGGCCGGCCGTGTACTAAAGCAATATTATTGATGCTGAAAGAAGTCTGCAATGCAGTCATCTGATACAACTTATTGAGTACTACATTGGTAACTGCATCGCGTTTGAGATCGTAAACAATCCGGATTCCGTTTCGGTCGGATTCATCGCGCAGATCTACGATTCCTTCAATTTTTTTGTCATTAATCAGATCGGCTGTTTTTTTGATCATTTCAGCTTTATTCACCTGGTAAGGAACGGATGTCACGATAATCTGCTCTCTACCTGAAGGCGTTGTTTCAATTGTAGCTTCACCGCGCTGTACTACCCTCCCACGGCCGGTTTCATAAGCTTCTCTTACTCCATCATAGCCATAAATGATCCCGCCTGTCGGAAAATCAGGCGCCTTAATGTATTCCATCAATTCGGGAATAGTGATATCATTATTATTAATGTAGGCAATGCATCCGTCAATAGCTTCTCCGAGGTTATGAGGCGCCATGTTGGTGGCCATACCTACTGCAATCCCGGATGCCCCGTTGATCAGAAGATTGGGTACTTTAGCAGGAAGTACAGTAGGTTCTTCAAGTGTGTCGTCAAAATTTAGCTGGAAATCAATGGTTTCCTTGTTGATATCGTCGAGCATTTCCTCCGATATCTTTCTGAGTCGGGCTTCGGTGTAGCGCATGGCAGCAGGACTGTCGTTGTCAATTGAACCAAAGTTACCTTGTCCATCCACTAAAGGGTAACGCATTGACCAGGGTTGCGCCATCCGAACCATGGCATCGTAAACTGAAGTGTCTCCGTGAGGGTGATACTTCCCTAAAACTTCTCCAACAATCCTTGCCGATTTTTTATAGGGACGGCTTGAAAGTATGCCCAAGTCCAGCATTCCAAATAAAATCCGGCGGTGAACAGGTTTCAGGCCATCACGAACATCCGGCAAAGCACGTGAAACGATGACTGACATCGAGTAATCGATGTAAGCCGATTTCATTTGATTCTCGATATTTACTTTTACAATTCTTCCTTCTTCGTTGTTGTTTTCCATCTACTAACTTATTCAAAATTAGATAAATACTATATTTTAAGTATTTTGTGCAAAAGTACGAAATAATATCGTACTGATGATGAGTTGGCCGGTATTTGTTTTTAACACAGTAATGTTGATAAATTCCTTCACTGATTGCCCTTATGTCATGCATTGCAGTTATCTTTGTTGATGAACATTTCGAATATGTTTCCTGTTTATTGGCTAACGTTTATCTCAATGAGATGCAATTATTTAGATGGCTTTAAGTTTTGATGTTTGATTTTTACAAATTAAAAGTTTCATTTTTTGGAATGCCATTTGATACCTTAAATTTTTAAACTCGAAAATAATTAAAATGGAAGCAAAATTTTCGCAACGCGTAAAAGATGTACTGACTTACAGTCGTGAGGAAGCCTTGCGGGTTGGAAATGAATATATTGGCGTAGAGCATCTGATTCTTGGAATTTTACGGGAGGGCGAAGGCCTTGCCGTACAAATACTTAATTATTTAGGCGTAGAGCTATCTGAATTTAAAAAAACAATTGAGAAATCAATTGCTGCAACCGCAAAACCGGGGATCAGGAAAGCTGAAAATCTACCATTAGTCAAACAAGCTGAGAGGGCTTTGAAACTTACCTACCTTGAGGCTAAACTTTTTAACAGTGAACTGATTGGTACAGAACATCTTCTACTTGCCATACTTAAGGATGAAGATAACTTAGTTACAAATACATTGGTTAAACAAGGTGTTGACTATGACAGTGTAAAGGAGGAGTTGCAGTCAATCATGTCGAACAATGAACCCAAACCAAAGTCTATTGAGGATTCTGGGAAAATTGAGCCAACAGCGCAGTTTCCAGGTGATCCTGCAGATGAAGAATTTGAAGATAAAGGCTATAAGTCTTCGAAAAAGCCAACAGAATCAAAATCTAAAACACCTGTATTGGATAATTTTGGCAGGGATCTCACACGTGCAGCAGAAGAGGGCAGGCTTGATCCAATAGTTGGCAGGGAAAGGGAACTCGAGCGAATTTCTCAGATTCTCAGCCGCCGCAAGAAAAATAACCCCATACTGATAGGTGAACCAGGTGTCGGAAAATCTGCTATTGCTGAGGGGCTTGCAACAAGGATTATTGAGCGGAAGGTTTCACGCGCTCTGTTTAACAAAAGAGTAATCACGCTTGATCTTGCTTCGATTGTTGCCGGGACAAAATACCGAGGCCAGTTTGAAGAACGGATGAAAGCAGTATTAAATGAGTTGGAAAAGAATCCGGATATTATCCTTTTTATTGACGAAATTCACACATTGGTAGGTGCAGGAAATGCATCCGGTTCATTGGATGCTTCTAATATGTTCAAGCCGGCGCTTGCCAGAGGTGAGATACAGTGTATTGGAGCAACAACGCTGGATGAGTACAGGCAATATATCGAAAAGGATGGCGCCCTGGAACGTCGTTTTCAGAAAATCCTGATTGATCCTACAACTGTTGAAGAGACAACCATCATCCTCAACAATATCAAGGAAAAATACGAAGATCATCACCTTGTAAAATATACCGACGAGGCCATAAAATCATGTGTCACGCTGACCAACCGTTACATCAGCGACAGGTATCTGCCCGACAAAGCCATTGATGCGCTTGACGAAGCTGGTGCAAGGGTGCATATAACCAACATGCATGTTCCTTCGCGTATTATACAGATTGAAAACAGGATTGAGGAGATTAAAACTGAAAAAACCAAAGCTATCAGCAGCCAGAAATTTGAAGAAGCTGCCCGATTCAGGGACATCGAACGCAAATTGCAGGATGAACTTGAATTGGAAAAGAAGAACTGGGAGATTGAATCACGCATCAATCGTGAAATCGTTACCGAAGAAAATGTGGCTGAAGTGGTTGCCATGATGACAGGAATACCCATGAAGCGTATAGCGCAGAGTGAAGGTAAGCGTTTGTTCAACATGGACGAAGAGATTAAAGGTTCGGTTATCGGTCAGGATGATGCGATAAAAAAGATTGTAAAATCAATTCGCCGAAACCGTGCAGGATTGAAAGACCCCAATAAACCAATCGGTAGTTTCATTTTTCTTGGGCCGACAGGTGTTGGAAAAACTCACCTTGCCAAGGTACTTGCCCGTTTCCTGTTCGATTCAGAAGACGCACTGATCAGAATTGACATGAGCGAGTACATGGAAAAGTTTTCGATCTCTCGTCTCGTTGGAGCGCCTCCCGGGTATGTAGGTTATGAGGAAGGTGGTCAGTTGACCGAAAAAGTCAGGCGTAAACCATATTCTATTGTTTTGCTGGATGAAATCGAAAAGGCTCATCCTGATGTATTCCATCTGTTGCTGCAGGTTTTGGATGATGGTCTGATAACCGATAGTCTCGGGAGAAGAATCGATTTCAAAAACACCATCATTATTATGACTTCTAACATTGGAAGCCGGCAGGTTAAAGACTTTGGTCAGGGCGTTGGTTTTAATACATCAGCCAGAGAATCAGAAAAAGATAAATACTCACAAGGCATTATAGAAAATGCACTCAAAAGAGCATTTGCACCTGAGTTCCTGAACCGGGTGGATGATATTGTAATTTTCGATTCACTCAAACGGGAGCACATCCACCAAATAATTGATATTGAACTCAAATCTTTATATACACGAATCAAAGAATTGGGTTATTCACTCGAACTGACTGAAAAGGCAAAAGATTTTATCGTCGAAAAAGGGTGGGACGAAAAGTTTGGCGCCAGACCATTAAAGCGGGCAATTCAAAAGTATGTTGAAGATCCGCTTGCTGAAGAAATCATCAGCGCCAGGCTTAAGGAAGGCGACCTGATTTTACTTGAATTTAATGAAGCTAAAAGTGAGCTGGATATCGCAATCACCAAGTCAGAAAAACAGGAGACCACTGAAATTTCGTCAAATTAGCAATTTCATATTTGACGAGTCTTTTGCGGGAACATGCTGAAAGGACTGTTCCTGTTTTCATTTTACAACCTGTCAAATAGCTCAGTTTCAAAATCAGAAGTTATTTCGTCAATTCCTTTTTTGATAGCGGTGTTCCAGAATTGGTCAAGTTTGTCATTTATTTCCTGATTTGAACTGTCGAGGTATTTCACGGAAAGGTTAAATCCGGTATTTTCAAATCTCAGTTTAGCTTCATTCGCTCCATTGATCAGGAAGTTCATCGAATCATCCTTTGCTCCGTTAAGGTACTTTTTCCGCAATATCAGCGCAACCTCTTTTAATTTGGCATCTGCAGGATTTTTAAAAGTATACTCTCCCATGAAAAACCTGTTGTTGATAAAGTAATAGTATGATTTCATCTCCGTATCGAACATCTCACTGCGATAACCAAGTATTTTCAATTCAAAATGCTCAAGTCTGAAAGAATTGACGCAAAAGGGTTTCGTGTTTTCTTTAAATACCTCCTTAAAACTTGCTCCATAAGGAATTTTTCCGAAAAGGACAGGTTGATCGCTTTTGAAGGCTTGAAAACTGCTTTTCTTTTTGTAAAAAGAGGCTATGTGGTTCACAAAATCATCCTTGATACAGTACCCGTATGGACTTTTACCTGTGTATTTTTTATGCACATCAATGTAGCGTGCACTGAATTTTCCGAATACGTACTTTGCGAACAAAATGTGGAAAACCGGGTAAAACCAGATTACAAGCACGATGATTAATGCAAGAACACCTGAAAGGATCAGGATAAATTGAGGTATTTCCATCTTTTTGAATTAAAAATAAAGACGCAAAAGTAAAAGATTTTGCATGATAAACTACTAAGTTCGAGCAATCCTGAAACTTATTATCCGATGGATAATTCATTATTCCATTGGATATTGGTGGGTTTTGCACCAATATTGACCCCTTCCACAAACATATCCACACATTCTTTCAGGTCAGAATGATAACCGCCTTCAAGCACCGCAAATATATTTTTAAACGCTTTCCGCAACTTATAGCCACATTCATAATAGGCGTGCAATGTAAAGTTGAGCGCAAGCAGTCTGTCCTTCCGGTAGCCATCAAACCCAGCCGAAACGGCAATCACATCAGGTTTGAATTGCTGAGCAACATGAATTGCTTTGTCAACTGCTTTTAAGAAATCTTTTTCTCCACTTTGCTCCGGAATGGGAATGTTTAATGTACAACCCAACCCATCTCCTTTACCGATTTCGAGAAATGTTCCGGTGAAAGGATAAGTATTTTGCTGGTGAATCGAGCAAAAGAAAACCTGTTTATTGTCATAAAAAATGCTTTGAGTCCCGTCTCCATGATGCCCGTCAATGTCGAGAATGAAAACCTTTTTACCCTTGTTTACGAGTGTTTGAGTGGCAATGGCGATGTTGTTGAACAGGCAGAAACCGGATGCTTTATCCCGGTGGGCATGGTGCCCGGGAGGTCGGATGACTGCAAAATCTCCATTTTCGGCAGCCTTTACCGCCAATCCTACAGCCTGACAAGCAGCCTTGTAACTTAAAGGGTTAAGTTCAATTTCTGCAATTGTGTCACCTCTCTCACAAGCCTTGCGGATTTTTGTAATGTATTCTTTAGAGTGAACCAAACTCAAGTAAGCCTCACCATCAAGTTCAATTGTTTCCAGCCCTGAAAATGCCTCCAGCCGGTATTTTCCTTCAAATGGACTATCAACATTATGATCCAAAAAAATCTTATTAAAGAGTAGCTTCATTGCGTCAAAATTAAATCAGCAACTAAAGTATAAAAATATTGACAAAGCAAGATTTTTTTGTGGAAGTTAGACTGAGTTTCATTAGAAAAGGAATATAACCGGGAAATTCTTACACATAGATTTGCCGCTTCTATGTGTAATCAAATTGTTGATGAATCCAATGGACATTTGAGAAATTAAAAACCCACTGTCAAATTGCTGTTTAACAGTGGGTTTTCTGTGGTAGCGGGAGGAGGATTCGAACCTCCGACCTTTGGGTTATGAGCCCAACGAGCTACCTCTGCTCCATCCCGCAATGTGTTGTGTTTTGAATGAACTACCGGTTCTGCGAATTTTTGAATCGGGCTGCAAAGATATAATTTGTTTCTTTGCAAATTAAAGTTTGTTTAAAATAAATATGGCACACATAGCAGGTTTTGTAAGCATTTTAGGACGTCCTAACGTTGGAAAGTCAACGTTGATGAACGTTCTGGTGGGGGAAAAACTATCGGTGATTACCAGCAAAGCCCAAACAACCAGGCATAGAATTAAAGGAATTGTCAGTGGAGAAGATTACCAAATCGTCTTTTCCGACACTCCTGGCATTCTGGAACCTCACTATAAATTGCACGAAGCAATGATGCACCAGGTAGAAACCGCCATCGAAGATGCCGATGTGATTGTTTATATTGTGGAGCCAGGAATGAAAGAGATTGACGAAACATTAGAGCAACTCAGAGAAAAATCGACCGGTAAGCTTATCCTTGTGATCAATAAGGTGGATACAGGTCAACAAGCTGAAATTCAAGCATTGGTTGATCAGTGGAAAATGAAACTGCCTGAAGCTACGATCATTCCTATCTCTGCTTTGCATGCATTTAATGTTCAGACGGTTTTACAAACCATCATTGAGAATCTACCTGAACACCCTGCTTATTATCCTAAAGATGAGCTAACCGATAAATCCTATCGTTTTTTTATAGGTGAAATTATTCGGGAAAAGGCACTGAATCTATACCGCAAGGAAGTTCCTTACTCAGTGGAAGTGGTGGTGGAAGAATTTAAGGAGGAGGAAAAAATTACCCGCATTCGCGCTTTGATTTATGTTGCACGAGAAAGTCAGCGGATGATCATTATCGGTCATCATGGAAAAGCCATCAAACAGCTTGGCACTGATGCAAGAAAAGACATAGAAACGTTCCTGAATAAAAAAGTGTTCCTTGAACTATCAGTTAAGGTAGATAAAAATTGGCGCGACAGTGATCAGGCGTTAAGAAGGTTTGGGTACGAATTTTAAGCGACCCTGACATAAATAGTTTTTTGTGAATGGATTATTATTGGATCACTGGGGGAGTTTCGAATTGGAGTATTGGAAAAATGAAAGTGATTAAAATCTTATGCGGGTGAGGTAAACACCAGAAATTGATAGTATTTACAAATCTTCAGCTTGAGTAAAGGTTGAAGTTTCAAACAGAAATGTAAAAATATGGCAAATATATTAGCAATTGTAGGCAGGCCCAACGTGGGAAAATCCACGCTGTTCAACCGTTTGGTCGGACAGCGGCAGGCTATTGTAGAAGAGACAAGTGGCGTAACGCGCGACCGTCACTATGGCAAAAGTGATTGGAACGGGATCGGTTTTTCGGTGATTGATACAGGTGGTTATGTTGTTGGATCTGATGACATTTTTGAAGAAGAAATCAGGAAGCAGGTCGACCTCGCCATTTCTGAGGCTGATGTGATCCTCTTTGTTGTGGACTCGCGTGATGGCGTTTCAGAGCTGGATAAAGACGTTGCAAGAATATTGCGCAAAACCAAAAAAGAAGTGCTGCTGGTGGCAAATAAAGTGGATAGTACCCGCCAGACGAACGACTATACTGAGTTTTACGAACTCGGTTTAGAAAAAATCTTTCCTATTTCGGCTATCAATGGAAGCGGTACAGGCGAATTACTGGATGAAGCTGTCAAACATTTCACTGATACCGGTGATGACCATGATCCGGAAATTCCGAGATTGGCTGTTGTGGGGCGACCTAACGTTGGCAAATCTTCGCTGATCAATGCATTGGTTGGAATTGACCGAAACATTGTAACTGATATCCCCGGAACCACCCGCGACACCATCAATACACGCTACAACACTTTCGGTTTTGATTTTATGCTTGTAGATACTGCCGGATTGAGAAAAAAAAGCAGGGTTTCCGAAAATATCGAATTCTACTCTGTGATGCGCTCGATAAGGGCCATTGAAAACAGCGATGTGTGTATTCTCATGATTGATGCCACACAGGGCTTTGAGAGCCAGGACATGAATATCCTTCACCTGATCGAAAAAAACAGGAAAGCTGTGGTGATGATCGTTAACAAATGGGACCTCGTGGAAAAAGGAACGAATACACATCTTGAGTTTGAACGCAAAATACGCTTACAAACAGCACCCTTTACCGATTACAAAATCATTTTTACATCGGTCACCGAAAAGCAACGGATTTTCAAAGCCATTGAAGCTGCCAGTGACGCATTTAAAAATAAATCCAAACGAATTGCAACTTCAAAACTGAACGAGTTGCTGCTGCCGATGATCGAGTCCTCGCCTCCGCCGGTTTATAAGGGAAAATCCATCAAGATTAAATACATTACCCAACTTCCTGTGAAATTCCCTGCTTTCGCATTTTATTGTAACCTGCCACAGTATGTACGAGATCCTTACAAACGTTTCATCGAGAATCAATTGCGCAAGCAGTTCGATTTCAGTGGAAATATGGTTCAGATTTATTTCAGGAAAAAATAAGTAAGATGGAAGGCCTGGTTAGAATCGACAAATGGCTTTGGGCCGTAAGGGTGTTCAAAACCCGCAGCATGGCTTCAGATGCTTGCCGGTCGGGAAAGGTAATGATAGACGGTTCAGCAGTAAAACC of Bacteroidales bacterium contains these proteins:
- a CDS encoding tetratricopeptide repeat protein — protein: MKRFVFIILGLMLVHGANAQTNNVTAAYNHLRYGKLDKAKEAIDKAIENPKTMTVGKTWFYYGNVYLAIHLSDEPDYKNLDPDALEKAFNGYEKALQYDEKNEFTQEINERLIVCAEQYFNKGVTFYNESNFADAASAFDQAALINQNIGITDTTSYFYTAQSAFFAGKLDLAKQNFQKLIEMNYAEPAIFRFTSEVYKAEADTVKALETIKQGRSRFPDEFSLIIEEINIYLAANEKDKAMELLQIAITKDDKNPTLFFAVGTNYDQMGNFEEAEKNYLKAIELNSEFFDPIYNLGALYVNKAIEITEQANKLPLNEQKKYDELKVQADEYLTKSLPYLEKADQLNPNDVYVLRTLRDIYARLGMLDKLKEVDEKLHQND
- the gyrA gene encoding DNA gyrase subunit A, with product MENNNEEGRIVKVNIENQMKSAYIDYSMSVIVSRALPDVRDGLKPVHRRILFGMLDLGILSSRPYKKSARIVGEVLGKYHPHGDTSVYDAMVRMAQPWSMRYPLVDGQGNFGSIDNDSPAAMRYTEARLRKISEEMLDDINKETIDFQLNFDDTLEEPTVLPAKVPNLLINGASGIAVGMATNMAPHNLGEAIDGCIAYINNNDITIPELMEYIKAPDFPTGGIIYGYDGVREAYETGRGRVVQRGEATIETTPSGREQIIVTSVPYQVNKAEMIKKTADLINDKKIEGIVDLRDESDRNGIRIVYDLKRDAVTNVVLNKLYQMTALQTSFSINNIALVHGRPMQLNLKDIVRHFIEHRHEVVIRRTQFELKEAEKRAHILEGLLIALDNLDEVISLIRASQTPEEAREGLMTKFSLSEPQARAILDLRLQRLVGLERDKIKAEYQELLQKIEHYKAILASEQMRMDIIKAELLEIKEKYNDERRSTIEFSASDFRIEDTIPDDDVVVTISHLGYVKRTPLTEYRVQARGGRGAKGSTTRDEDFLEYLFIASNHNYLLLFTEKGKCYWLRVFEIPEGSRISKGRAIQNLINIEPDDKVRAFINTKDLKDEEYVNNHFIVMATSKGVIKKTPLEAYSRPRQNGINAIIIRDDDTLLEARLTNGHNEIIMAVKSGRAIRFNEQKVRSMGRNSTGVRGIWLDSEKDEVVGMICLDDLEFDVLVVSENGYGKRSKLEDYRVTNRGGKGVKTLNITPKTGDLISIKNVKDSDDLMIINKSGLTIRMAVSALRVMGRATQGVRLINLRDDDSIAAVAKVELDENNQVEIESDEDISDIGTIEENFDNDQAETFTQE
- a CDS encoding ATP-dependent Clp protease ATP-binding subunit; protein product: MEAKFSQRVKDVLTYSREEALRVGNEYIGVEHLILGILREGEGLAVQILNYLGVELSEFKKTIEKSIAATAKPGIRKAENLPLVKQAERALKLTYLEAKLFNSELIGTEHLLLAILKDEDNLVTNTLVKQGVDYDSVKEELQSIMSNNEPKPKSIEDSGKIEPTAQFPGDPADEEFEDKGYKSSKKPTESKSKTPVLDNFGRDLTRAAEEGRLDPIVGRERELERISQILSRRKKNNPILIGEPGVGKSAIAEGLATRIIERKVSRALFNKRVITLDLASIVAGTKYRGQFEERMKAVLNELEKNPDIILFIDEIHTLVGAGNASGSLDASNMFKPALARGEIQCIGATTLDEYRQYIEKDGALERRFQKILIDPTTVEETTIILNNIKEKYEDHHLVKYTDEAIKSCVTLTNRYISDRYLPDKAIDALDEAGARVHITNMHVPSRIIQIENRIEEIKTEKTKAISSQKFEEAARFRDIERKLQDELELEKKNWEIESRINREIVTEENVAEVVAMMTGIPMKRIAQSEGKRLFNMDEEIKGSVIGQDDAIKKIVKSIRRNRAGLKDPNKPIGSFIFLGPTGVGKTHLAKVLARFLFDSEDALIRIDMSEYMEKFSISRLVGAPPGYVGYEEGGQLTEKVRRKPYSIVLLDEIEKAHPDVFHLLLQVLDDGLITDSLGRRIDFKNTIIIMTSNIGSRQVKDFGQGVGFNTSARESEKDKYSQGIIENALKRAFAPEFLNRVDDIVIFDSLKREHIHQIIDIELKSLYTRIKELGYSLELTEKAKDFIVEKGWDEKFGARPLKRAIQKYVEDPLAEEIISARLKEGDLILLEFNEAKSELDIAITKSEKQETTEISSN
- a CDS encoding histone deacetylase family protein, with protein sequence MKLLFNKIFLDHNVDSPFEGKYRLEAFSGLETIELDGEAYLSLVHSKEYITKIRKACERGDTIAEIELNPLSYKAACQAVGLAVKAAENGDFAVIRPPGHHAHRDKASGFCLFNNIAIATQTLVNKGKKVFILDIDGHHGDGTQSIFYDNKQVFFCSIHQQNTYPFTGTFLEIGKGDGLGCTLNIPIPEQSGEKDFLKAVDKAIHVAQQFKPDVIAVSAGFDGYRKDRLLALNFTLHAYYECGYKLRKAFKNIFAVLEGGYHSDLKECVDMFVEGVNIGAKPTNIQWNNELSIG
- the era gene encoding GTPase Era, giving the protein MAHIAGFVSILGRPNVGKSTLMNVLVGEKLSVITSKAQTTRHRIKGIVSGEDYQIVFSDTPGILEPHYKLHEAMMHQVETAIEDADVIVYIVEPGMKEIDETLEQLREKSTGKLILVINKVDTGQQAEIQALVDQWKMKLPEATIIPISALHAFNVQTVLQTIIENLPEHPAYYPKDELTDKSYRFFIGEIIREKALNLYRKEVPYSVEVVVEEFKEEEKITRIRALIYVARESQRMIIIGHHGKAIKQLGTDARKDIETFLNKKVFLELSVKVDKNWRDSDQALRRFGYEF